A stretch of Bifidobacterium sp. ESL0704 DNA encodes these proteins:
- a CDS encoding tetratricopeptide repeat protein, whose translation MSNFAQHLHDFASSSGFSRFVERAGGIAHRVNTMVGSGVSRHAAGKAAPASSLHAKDGRGANLMMQGLFNRAVQLGPMVKRHVFEDFPDVPDGVSLGWAQLPQLDGRFFALGVFLAPNEFCQIALVDGNGRVFLGGNPQMDTHDADPALIFGKEGDFSLSNDSRMRGGKTGRSRAPHGTVQHIGSEAKPEKEFGRFDENHGIDVVQGGIVGRDMFGQMAWLASWLKRGNRYTLEQMRYRLPQSLRLDLEYRDAMAIAFFATYMLPQLDGQLIGFGAGNIFRRLNREAPLGAIRRSVRDSLEARTHGLRVSGLEDYFADLMREAGALKPSAGLEAVHGAEPLHLYTSSYSGAYFFTWDDSLNLAPALEALNIEGNLNRFSAVSVWLEHNAHTGALPIEDTVTRAQAARIDHALLDNPALMALKPLPKEGIELREPSSVSLQRMIGIARRSADRIAANAPSADDTSHSASARTSGSAGRGEWVYRQALSTLLREIRVPYRFDTEFRSNLELGNVAVSFTTAGRTMMPASRYDTQRHTWVALSDDERMVMSQRYNLRVGLMIAALCFGVDDSVQNVSIRIDSMGLEEAVEQQDSAISKLMAQALGAFERMPSGEARPGGSKADPKDGDIHGDPSQASAVAAGHDPMPFASPSVQGSDEEGTDPAARSANDNVRHGQSDSNTDGARADQSHTTGRYSDGNGVSDGADGNHMSDADGQKAAASENPDTSDGQGHDDDVTGDGSENDEERIDAQFADLMKDVDLDSITMVVPQGEQQTDIGDGSEQGDGDGSDPLAVLRSGPTAHNMATVTFTREAFMRRVASCGLAHPIETYRAFGASLNIVGASPRNANPQFTLRDKRFSPLGSQEEPELADVEINGNASRVLGTDNITGLSIQRADLLQRAVSDFHRIAEESSLPSVGKAQRAMSIVEANGDPELAKLAPSVSSALIDGVDTPDLDFSVARELDAERVKARDLLFSGQVDQAISKLEEAVDKVDALYASTGAPRYFNSYAERVVYNRLFATSDENTVLIPDNLFYAHMELADILAQLQGAKAALPHLNAMVSYAPAYPLSHMRLAVQLAREEDWNSARAACLNALRVSLDRDDAAYAYYRLAYAQWMLGDFDVAAASYIMAEHISPGKIASLDGELQELLARAQSQCILVPVSFESAQQVLASHDLPVWPHTEVGDIVRDAARVCVDKALFVPARTLSVAAARMDDSADDGMDMAQAQFLRSLNA comes from the coding sequence ATGTCCAATTTCGCACAGCATTTGCATGATTTCGCCTCTTCTTCGGGTTTCAGCAGGTTCGTAGAACGAGCCGGGGGCATTGCACATCGTGTGAATACCATGGTCGGCAGTGGTGTTTCGCGCCACGCTGCCGGCAAGGCAGCCCCCGCTTCCTCGCTGCATGCGAAAGACGGCAGGGGAGCCAACCTGATGATGCAAGGTCTTTTCAACCGTGCCGTCCAATTGGGACCGATGGTCAAGCGGCATGTTTTCGAAGACTTTCCTGATGTGCCGGATGGGGTTTCACTTGGTTGGGCGCAATTGCCGCAGCTTGACGGACGTTTTTTCGCTCTGGGAGTTTTTCTTGCCCCGAATGAATTCTGCCAGATCGCGTTGGTCGACGGCAACGGCCGGGTGTTTTTAGGCGGAAACCCGCAAATGGACACCCACGATGCCGATCCCGCGCTCATTTTCGGCAAGGAAGGCGACTTTTCACTCTCCAATGACAGCAGGATGCGAGGCGGCAAGACCGGCAGGTCCCGCGCGCCGCACGGCACCGTCCAACATATCGGTTCTGAAGCGAAACCGGAGAAAGAGTTCGGTCGGTTTGACGAAAACCATGGCATAGACGTGGTGCAGGGCGGTATCGTCGGCCGCGATATGTTCGGTCAGATGGCCTGGCTCGCCTCCTGGCTCAAGCGCGGCAACCGCTATACGTTGGAACAGATGCGCTACCGTCTTCCGCAAAGCCTGCGCCTCGATCTGGAATATCGGGATGCGATGGCCATCGCCTTTTTCGCCACATACATGCTTCCGCAGCTTGATGGCCAGCTTATTGGTTTCGGAGCCGGTAACATCTTCCGCAGGCTCAACCGGGAAGCGCCGCTCGGTGCGATTCGGCGCAGCGTGCGCGACAGCCTGGAGGCGAGGACCCATGGGTTGCGTGTCTCAGGACTCGAAGACTATTTCGCCGATCTGATGCGCGAAGCGGGGGCTTTGAAACCTTCCGCCGGACTGGAGGCCGTGCACGGTGCCGAACCGTTACACCTGTATACTTCCAGCTATTCTGGCGCTTACTTCTTTACCTGGGATGATTCGCTGAACCTGGCACCGGCGCTGGAGGCGCTGAACATCGAAGGCAATCTCAACCGTTTTTCGGCCGTGAGCGTTTGGCTCGAGCACAATGCGCATACCGGCGCGCTGCCCATCGAAGATACGGTCACGCGGGCGCAGGCGGCCCGGATCGACCATGCGTTGCTGGACAATCCCGCTTTGATGGCGTTGAAGCCTTTGCCCAAAGAAGGCATCGAACTGCGAGAGCCCAGCTCGGTCTCGTTGCAGCGAATGATCGGGATAGCACGACGAAGCGCCGACCGTATCGCAGCAAATGCCCCAAGCGCTGACGATACCAGTCACAGTGCCTCCGCCCGGACCTCCGGTTCGGCCGGCCGCGGCGAATGGGTCTATCGCCAGGCCCTTTCCACCTTGCTGCGCGAGATACGGGTTCCGTATCGTTTCGATACCGAATTCCGTTCCAATCTGGAACTCGGCAATGTGGCCGTCTCCTTCACCACCGCCGGACGCACCATGATGCCGGCCAGCAGATATGACACGCAACGGCATACCTGGGTGGCGTTGAGCGACGACGAACGCATGGTGATGAGTCAACGTTACAACCTGCGTGTCGGCCTGATGATCGCCGCGCTCTGCTTCGGTGTCGATGACAGCGTCCAGAACGTCTCCATCCGTATCGATTCCATGGGCTTGGAAGAGGCGGTCGAACAGCAGGATTCGGCGATTTCCAAGCTGATGGCCCAGGCTCTCGGTGCATTCGAACGTATGCCAAGCGGGGAGGCGAGGCCGGGCGGCTCCAAGGCCGACCCCAAGGACGGCGACATCCACGGCGACCCTTCCCAGGCCAGTGCCGTGGCGGCAGGTCACGATCCCATGCCCTTTGCCTCGCCCTCCGTTCAAGGTTCCGACGAAGAGGGAACGGATCCTGCTGCCAGATCGGCAAACGACAATGTTCGTCACGGGCAGAGCGATTCGAACACCGATGGAGCGAGGGCGGATCAGAGCCATACGACAGGCAGGTATTCGGACGGCAATGGCGTATCGGACGGTGCGGACGGCAACCATATGAGTGATGCCGACGGGCAGAAGGCTGCCGCGTCCGAGAACCCGGACACTTCGGACGGGCAAGGGCATGATGACGACGTCACCGGCGATGGTTCCGAAAACGATGAAGAGCGAATCGACGCCCAATTCGCCGATCTGATGAAAGACGTGGACCTTGACAGCATCACCATGGTGGTGCCTCAGGGGGAACAGCAGACGGATATCGGCGACGGCAGTGAGCAGGGGGACGGGGACGGCAGCGACCCTCTCGCAGTGTTGCGCAGCGGCCCCACAGCCCACAATATGGCAACTGTGACCTTCACTCGTGAAGCATTCATGCGACGTGTCGCTTCCTGCGGATTGGCGCACCCCATCGAGACCTATCGTGCGTTCGGAGCGTCGCTGAACATCGTCGGCGCATCGCCCCGCAATGCCAATCCCCAATTCACTTTGCGCGACAAGCGTTTCTCCCCCTTGGGAAGCCAGGAGGAGCCGGAACTCGCCGATGTGGAAATCAACGGGAACGCCAGCCGTGTGCTTGGCACGGACAACATCACCGGGCTTTCCATCCAACGCGCCGATCTGCTGCAGCGCGCCGTGAGTGATTTCCACAGGATCGCCGAAGAGAGCTCCTTGCCCAGCGTCGGCAAGGCGCAGCGAGCCATGTCGATCGTGGAAGCCAACGGGGATCCGGAACTGGCGAAGCTTGCGCCAAGCGTGAGCAGCGCCTTGATCGACGGGGTCGACACACCGGATCTTGATTTCAGTGTGGCCAGGGAGCTTGATGCAGAACGTGTGAAGGCACGCGACCTGCTGTTTTCCGGGCAGGTCGACCAGGCGATCTCAAAGCTTGAAGAGGCCGTCGACAAGGTGGATGCGCTCTATGCGTCGACCGGGGCCCCACGATACTTCAACTCCTATGCCGAACGCGTGGTCTATAACCGTCTTTTCGCCACCAGCGACGAGAACACCGTGCTGATTCCCGACAACCTTTTCTACGCGCACATGGAGTTGGCCGACATTCTGGCCCAATTGCAAGGCGCGAAAGCCGCATTGCCGCACTTGAACGCGATGGTCTCCTACGCTCCTGCCTATCCGCTTTCGCATATGAGGCTTGCGGTCCAGTTGGCGCGTGAAGAGGATTGGAACTCTGCCCGGGCGGCCTGCCTCAACGCCTTGCGCGTCTCGCTTGACCGCGATGACGCGGCGTACGCCTATTACCGTCTGGCCTACGCACAATGGATGCTCGGCGATTTCGACGTGGCGGCAGCCAGCTACATCATGGCGGAGCACATCTCGCCGGGAAAGATCGCCTCGCTCGACGGCGAACTTCAGGAACTGCTGGCACGCGCGCAGTCACAATGCATTCTGGTGCCTGTCTCGTTCGAGTCCGCGCAACAGGTGCTCGCCTCCCACGATCTTCCGGTGTGGCCGCATACCGAAGTCGGCGACATCGTACGCGACGCGGCCCGCGTCTGCGTCGACAAGGCGCTTTTCGTGCCGGCACGCACCCTTTCGGTGGCAGCGGCGAGAATGGATGACAGCGCCGATGACGGGATGGACATGGCACAGGCGCAGTTCCTGCGTTCGCTCAATGCATAG
- the ligA gene encoding NAD-dependent DNA ligase LigA has protein sequence MVRSTKSRTGQGKAKATSQGDQLAWDFGSDNAPVGENKGVAQYAPGSLPWIAALQHSDADATRLERLDVSKLTSEAAARLWARVAAWVESDQIAYYIDSDPVSSDAAYDIFLRCLQALEADFPALDNPQSPTHRVGGTFSNEFPDVTLPSKMLSLDDVFSIAELRQWYDGVLKALEWPEGKPLPMTCEVKIDGLALDLLYHDGVLEQGLTRGDGTTGEDITTNVRTIASIPQNLKGAHEDIPQFVEIRGEVFMRWDDFHELNKVNDNEGKAPFANPRNAAAGSLRQKDPRITASRHLSFYAHGLGLLQWAPGSANEGHDAVDDQSEAYDLYRKWGIPVSPHNREVTSFDQILDMIDYYGEHRGDIEHALDGIVVKVDDLALQRRLGATSRAPRWAIAYKYPPEEVNTKLLDIVVQVGRTGRVTPVAVLQPVYVAGSTVAAATLHNPTEVKHKNVMIGDTVVVRKAGDVIPEIVGPVLERRKGHENELHEFVMPQYCPSCGAKLAPAKEGDKDIRCPNVESCPAQFTQRVMNLASRKALDIEHLGEQSAIALTNPEENRPDSVATYAPDLRDIEVSPGEEPEPYEPVAGLQLPDRQKPVLTSEADVFSLDANDLKDVEVWRESAIIEVSEQIDEQGRKHKRRKNRGGSGLWHRVPAFWTAPIEAKKVKTSGSPADGGNQPAVEGGEVAPEQTPSQPDQASYPGYNVPVDAVVVSTHRRKTRDGISVVPVYIRPGENTKKMLEEIDKAKQADLWRVLVALSIRRLGPPTARLIANRFGSLDAIAGASVEDLVAINGIGQEIAESVVSWFSNASKPGDWRGKILTAWKAAGVGQSVEENTLAQTLAGKTVVVTGSLEGFSRESAKEAIVERGGKAAGSVSKKTDYVVVGANAGSKASKAEELGVPMLDEAQFKTLLETGDFGSRS, from the coding sequence ATGGTCAGGTCGACGAAATCCCGAACAGGACAAGGCAAGGCAAAGGCGACGTCGCAGGGTGACCAGCTCGCCTGGGATTTCGGAAGTGACAATGCTCCAGTCGGCGAGAACAAAGGCGTAGCGCAATATGCCCCTGGCTCTCTGCCGTGGATAGCGGCACTGCAGCATAGCGATGCCGACGCCACCAGACTTGAGAGACTCGACGTCTCCAAACTCACCAGCGAGGCAGCGGCACGGCTCTGGGCGCGGGTGGCCGCCTGGGTGGAAAGCGACCAGATCGCCTATTACATCGATTCCGATCCCGTTTCCTCCGATGCCGCCTACGACATTTTCCTGCGTTGCCTGCAGGCGCTTGAGGCCGATTTCCCTGCCTTGGACAACCCTCAATCGCCGACCCACCGCGTTGGCGGCACGTTCTCAAACGAATTCCCCGACGTCACCCTTCCCTCGAAGATGCTCAGCCTGGACGATGTGTTTTCCATCGCAGAACTCAGGCAATGGTATGACGGCGTGCTCAAAGCGCTTGAATGGCCGGAAGGCAAGCCGCTGCCGATGACCTGCGAGGTCAAGATCGACGGGCTGGCTCTTGACCTGCTCTATCACGACGGCGTTCTGGAACAAGGGCTGACACGTGGCGACGGCACGACGGGCGAAGACATCACCACCAACGTGCGCACCATCGCCTCGATTCCCCAGAACCTCAAAGGCGCTCATGAGGATATTCCTCAATTCGTCGAGATCCGCGGCGAGGTGTTCATGCGCTGGGACGATTTCCATGAACTCAACAAGGTCAACGACAACGAAGGCAAGGCGCCGTTTGCGAACCCGCGTAACGCAGCCGCAGGCTCTTTGCGTCAGAAAGACCCGCGGATCACCGCAAGCCGTCACCTGAGCTTCTATGCGCATGGTCTGGGGCTTTTGCAATGGGCGCCCGGCAGTGCCAATGAAGGCCATGATGCGGTCGACGATCAGTCGGAGGCCTATGACCTTTACCGGAAATGGGGGATTCCTGTTTCGCCGCACAACCGTGAGGTCACGAGTTTCGACCAGATTCTCGACATGATCGACTATTACGGCGAGCATCGCGGCGACATCGAACATGCGCTCGACGGCATCGTGGTGAAAGTCGACGATCTAGCGTTGCAGCGCAGGCTCGGCGCCACCTCGCGCGCCCCGCGCTGGGCCATCGCCTACAAATACCCGCCCGAGGAAGTCAACACGAAACTGCTCGACATCGTCGTGCAGGTGGGACGGACCGGACGGGTCACGCCGGTGGCCGTGCTGCAGCCGGTCTACGTGGCCGGGTCCACAGTTGCCGCAGCGACGTTGCACAACCCAACGGAGGTCAAGCACAAGAACGTGATGATCGGCGACACCGTCGTCGTGCGCAAGGCCGGTGACGTCATTCCCGAAATCGTCGGGCCTGTGCTGGAACGTCGCAAAGGCCACGAAAACGAGCTGCACGAGTTCGTCATGCCGCAATACTGTCCGTCCTGCGGCGCGAAGCTGGCGCCCGCCAAAGAGGGCGACAAGGACATCCGTTGCCCCAATGTCGAATCCTGCCCGGCACAGTTCACCCAACGGGTCATGAACCTGGCCAGCCGCAAGGCGCTGGACATCGAACACCTGGGGGAGCAGAGCGCCATCGCCCTGACGAATCCGGAGGAGAACCGTCCCGATTCCGTTGCGACCTACGCGCCTGATCTGCGCGATATCGAAGTCAGCCCCGGTGAGGAGCCCGAGCCTTATGAGCCCGTTGCCGGGTTGCAATTGCCTGACAGGCAGAAACCGGTGCTGACCAGCGAAGCCGACGTGTTCAGCCTCGACGCCAACGACCTGAAGGACGTCGAGGTCTGGCGCGAATCGGCCATCATCGAGGTCAGCGAGCAGATCGACGAACAAGGGCGCAAGCACAAACGGCGCAAGAACCGCGGCGGTTCGGGCCTGTGGCATCGCGTCCCTGCATTCTGGACGGCTCCGATAGAGGCGAAAAAGGTGAAAACCTCCGGTAGCCCAGCGGATGGCGGAAATCAACCGGCGGTTGAAGGCGGCGAAGTCGCTCCCGAGCAAACGCCATCACAGCCGGATCAGGCAAGCTACCCGGGCTACAATGTTCCTGTCGACGCTGTGGTGGTGAGTACTCATCGCCGTAAGACGCGCGACGGCATCAGTGTTGTACCGGTCTACATACGTCCTGGTGAAAATACCAAGAAGATGCTTGAAGAGATCGACAAAGCCAAACAAGCCGACCTTTGGCGGGTGCTGGTGGCGCTTTCCATCCGTCGCCTCGGGCCGCCGACGGCACGTCTCATCGCCAACCGTTTCGGTTCGCTGGACGCCATTGCCGGCGCGAGTGTCGAAGACTTGGTCGCCATCAACGGTATTGGTCAGGAAATCGCAGAATCGGTGGTTTCCTGGTTCTCCAACGCCAGCAAACCGGGCGATTGGCGCGGCAAGATTCTCACGGCATGGAAAGCGGCCGGTGTCGGTCAAAGCGTTGAAGAGAATACGCTGGCGCAGACGCTTGCCGGCAAGACCGTCGTAGTCACCGGTTCGTTGGAGGGCTTCAGCCGCGAATCGGCCAAGGAAGCCATCGTCGAGCGCGGCGGCAAAGCGGCCGGCTCAGTGAGCAAGAAGACTGACTATGTCGTTGTCGGCGCGAATGCGGGTTCCAAGGCCTCTAAGGCCGAAGAGTTGGGCGTACCGATGCTTGACGAAGCTCAGTTCAAGACCTTGCTCGAAACCGGGGATTTCGGGAGCAGGAGCTGA
- a CDS encoding P-loop NTPase has protein sequence MTDNDGTIERQIEQRVYERLSQVIDPELGRSVTDLGMIPALEARKASDDANHYELTVHVELTVPGCPLSKTISERITQAVLTYPDAKLTPNIEIGAMSRDKLEKLVGELKAERRQNPFNKPGTKTRIFAIASGKGGVGKSSVTANLAATFSALGYDTAAIDADIYGFSLPSLFGVHSRPTDLNGMLMPVVAWGVKMISIGMFAGADRAILWRGPRLQRSLEQFLADVWWGSPDVLLLDLAPGTGDMAISVAQALPNAELVVVTTPQPSASDVAVRSGLVALQVPMKVRGVVENMSYFDHKGERLRIFGEGGGQRVSDQLTEALGYDVPLLTKLPLQPEIREIDDSGRPAVLNPDGSLANTPVADAFKTLAESLMR, from the coding sequence ATGACGGATAACGACGGCACCATTGAACGGCAGATCGAACAACGGGTCTACGAGCGTCTGAGTCAAGTCATCGATCCGGAGCTGGGCCGTTCCGTCACTGATTTGGGAATGATTCCCGCGCTCGAGGCCCGCAAAGCCAGCGATGACGCCAACCATTATGAACTCACCGTGCACGTCGAGCTTACCGTTCCCGGTTGCCCCCTTTCCAAAACCATCAGCGAACGTATCACGCAGGCGGTGCTTACGTATCCTGATGCGAAGCTGACGCCGAATATTGAAATTGGTGCGATGAGCCGTGACAAGCTCGAAAAACTGGTGGGCGAGCTCAAGGCCGAGCGCCGGCAGAACCCCTTCAACAAGCCTGGCACGAAAACTCGTATCTTTGCCATTGCTTCGGGAAAAGGAGGGGTCGGCAAGTCTTCGGTCACGGCGAACCTTGCGGCCACGTTCTCAGCGCTTGGCTACGATACTGCAGCCATCGACGCCGACATTTACGGATTCTCCTTGCCCTCACTGTTCGGCGTGCATTCACGCCCGACCGATCTCAACGGCATGTTGATGCCAGTGGTCGCGTGGGGCGTCAAGATGATCTCCATCGGCATGTTCGCCGGAGCCGACCGTGCGATTCTTTGGCGCGGGCCCCGGCTACAACGTTCTCTCGAGCAATTCCTCGCCGATGTGTGGTGGGGAAGTCCTGACGTGTTGCTGCTTGACCTCGCCCCAGGCACCGGAGACATGGCAATTTCCGTGGCGCAGGCATTGCCGAACGCCGAGCTGGTCGTTGTCACCACCCCGCAACCCAGTGCCTCCGATGTGGCGGTGCGTTCGGGCCTGGTCGCTCTTCAGGTGCCGATGAAAGTGCGCGGCGTGGTGGAGAACATGAGCTATTTCGATCACAAAGGCGAACGTCTACGCATCTTCGGCGAAGGAGGAGGCCAGCGCGTATCCGACCAGCTGACCGAGGCGCTTGGCTACGATGTACCGCTGCTGACCAAACTTCCCCTGCAACCGGAAATCCGAGAAATCGATGATTCAGGTCGTCCAGCTGTTCTCAATCCTGATGGATCTCTCGCCAATACTCCCGTTGCCGACGCCTTTAAGACGCTGGCGGAGAGCTTAATGCGGTGA
- the glnA gene encoding type I glutamate--ammonia ligase, with the protein MTALETKEDLEALINTEGVEYISVRFTDLLGGQQHFTVPASEFLKDAFTDGEPFDGSSIRGFQAIENSDMKLVPDVSTAFIDPFRKHKTLVVAHSVVDPITMEPYSRDPRQVAAKAEAYIKSTGVADTACFAPEAEFFLFDSVRYENTMQRSFYEVDSVEAPWNTGAELEADGSANIGFKNRVKGGYFPPAPQDHNQDLRDDMVANLQKVGLILERSHHEVGGAGQQEINYRFNTLQHAGDDLQKYKYVVHETAFEAGKAVTFMPKPIAGDNGTGMHCHQSLWKNGKPLFYDENGYGGLSDIARWYIGGLIKHASSVLAFTNPSLNSYKRLVPGYEAPTNLVYSARNRSAAIRIPFAGTAPAAKRIEFRVPDPSCNPFLAFSAQLMAGMDGVLNHIEPPAPVDKDIYELPPEELDNMKHVPASLGEAMDALEEDNDFLTAGDVFTTDLLETWIKLKRDEIDQQRLAPTPLEYELYFNC; encoded by the coding sequence TTGACTGCACTCGAAACGAAGGAAGACCTCGAAGCCCTCATCAACACGGAAGGTGTGGAATACATCTCAGTGCGCTTTACCGACCTGTTGGGCGGCCAACAGCATTTCACCGTACCTGCCAGCGAATTTCTGAAAGACGCGTTCACGGACGGCGAGCCGTTCGACGGATCGTCCATCCGCGGTTTCCAGGCCATTGAAAACTCGGACATGAAACTGGTTCCGGATGTCTCCACCGCCTTCATCGACCCCTTCCGCAAGCACAAGACGCTTGTCGTGGCGCATTCCGTGGTCGACCCGATCACCATGGAACCCTATTCGCGCGATCCGCGTCAGGTGGCTGCCAAGGCCGAGGCCTACATCAAGTCGACCGGCGTGGCCGACACCGCCTGCTTCGCTCCCGAAGCCGAATTCTTCCTGTTCGATTCCGTCCGTTACGAGAACACGATGCAGCGTTCCTTCTACGAAGTCGATTCCGTGGAGGCGCCGTGGAACACCGGCGCTGAGCTCGAGGCCGACGGCTCGGCGAACATCGGCTTCAAGAACCGCGTCAAGGGCGGCTACTTCCCGCCCGCCCCGCAGGACCACAACCAGGACCTGCGCGATGACATGGTCGCCAACCTGCAGAAGGTCGGTCTCATCCTCGAGCGCAGCCACCACGAAGTCGGCGGTGCCGGCCAGCAGGAGATCAACTACCGCTTCAACACCCTGCAGCACGCGGGCGATGACCTGCAGAAGTACAAGTATGTCGTGCACGAAACCGCGTTCGAAGCCGGCAAGGCCGTGACCTTCATGCCCAAGCCCATCGCCGGCGACAACGGCACCGGCATGCACTGCCACCAGTCGCTGTGGAAGAACGGCAAGCCGCTCTTCTACGACGAGAACGGTTACGGCGGCCTTTCCGACATCGCACGCTGGTACATCGGAGGCCTCATCAAGCACGCCTCCTCGGTGCTGGCTTTCACCAACCCGTCGCTCAACTCGTACAAGCGTCTGGTGCCCGGTTACGAGGCCCCGACGAACCTCGTCTATTCGGCACGCAACCGTTCGGCCGCCATTCGTATTCCGTTCGCCGGCACCGCACCCGCGGCCAAGCGCATCGAGTTCCGCGTTCCCGATCCTTCCTGCAACCCGTTCCTCGCCTTCTCGGCCCAGCTGATGGCCGGCATGGACGGTGTCCTGAACCACATCGAGCCTCCGGCTCCGGTCGACAAGGACATCTATGAGCTGCCGCCAGAGGAGCTGGACAACATGAAGCACGTCCCCGCCTCCCTTGGCGAGGCCATGGACGCCCTCGAGGAAGACAACGACTTCCTGACCGCCGGCGATGTCTTCACCACCGACCTTCTCGAGACCTGGATCAAGCTCAAGCGTGATGAGATCGACCAGCAGCGTCTGGCCCCGACCCCTCTCGAATACGAGCTCTACTTCAACTGCTGA
- a CDS encoding DUF4191 domain-containing protein yields the protein MAKKKKAKKDKKQGLKVINQIRQIYKYTHAEDKALPWLLAVAFLLPLVVGVIVGLLMRWSWLTWIFMVILLVMVGVLLFTMTLTNRADKVGYAKLEGQPGAAVSVLGNINKAGYNFPQTPVWIDPKTKEAIWRGTGYNGIYLLAEGSESRTKRPLERQKQSIKGVTAGSNIPVFVISVGTGEGQVRLKDLRKTVLKCKSYEPVEHKFALMNKIHPRRRFVLTKDELDTLNSRLRTLQEKRGLGIPKGIDPTRPQHISRRAMRGR from the coding sequence ATGGCCAAAAAGAAAAAGGCGAAAAAAGACAAGAAACAGGGCCTGAAAGTCATCAATCAGATTCGCCAGATCTATAAATACACGCACGCGGAAGACAAGGCGCTCCCCTGGCTGCTTGCCGTTGCGTTCCTGCTGCCGTTGGTTGTCGGCGTCATCGTCGGCCTGTTGATGCGCTGGAGCTGGCTCACCTGGATTTTCATGGTCATCCTGCTGGTGATGGTAGGCGTGCTGCTGTTCACCATGACGCTGACCAATCGTGCAGACAAAGTCGGCTATGCCAAGCTTGAAGGCCAGCCTGGTGCTGCGGTCAGCGTGCTCGGCAATATCAACAAGGCCGGTTACAACTTCCCCCAGACCCCGGTCTGGATCGATCCGAAGACCAAAGAGGCGATTTGGCGAGGGACCGGATACAACGGTATCTATCTGTTGGCCGAAGGAAGCGAAAGCCGCACGAAACGACCGCTGGAGCGTCAGAAGCAGTCCATCAAAGGCGTGACCGCCGGAAGCAACATTCCGGTCTTCGTCATTTCCGTCGGCACCGGAGAAGGACAGGTACGTCTCAAGGATCTGCGCAAGACCGTGCTCAAATGCAAAAGCTACGAGCCTGTCGAGCACAAGTTCGCCTTGATGAACAAGATCCATCCACGCCGTCGCTTCGTGCTGACCAAGGATGAGCTCGATACGCTCAACAGCCGTCTGCGCACCCTCCAGGAGAAGCGCGGTCTCGGCATTCCCAAGGGCATCGATCCCACACGTCCGCAGCACATCAGCCGCCGAGCCATGCGCGGCCGGTGA